A single uncultured Acetobacterium sp. DNA region contains:
- the pth gene encoding aminoacyl-tRNA hydrolase: protein MHLIVGLGNIGKEYDGTRHNIGFETLDYLSDKKGIAIKKKEQNGVTGSYREFGQKIMLAKPTTYMNNSGLCVAGLMNFYNVPLENLLVIYDDIDLATGDVRIRQRGSAGTHNGMRSIIQHLGSPEFARIRIGIGRPKIGSELVHFVLGRFPKSEFPAMENAVMDAVKGVDIFIKDGIDLAMNRINIRKKVDDKPEKKVEPKPADQENQNKLE, encoded by the coding sequence ATGCATCTGATTGTTGGACTGGGAAACATCGGTAAAGAATACGATGGAACCCGGCATAATATCGGCTTTGAAACCCTTGATTATCTCAGCGATAAAAAAGGAATTGCCATCAAAAAGAAGGAACAGAACGGTGTAACCGGCAGCTATCGTGAATTTGGTCAAAAGATCATGCTGGCCAAACCAACCACTTACATGAACAATAGCGGTCTCTGCGTGGCCGGGCTGATGAATTTTTATAATGTTCCATTGGAGAACCTGCTGGTGATCTATGATGATATCGATCTGGCTACCGGGGACGTGCGGATTCGGCAACGGGGTAGTGCCGGCACGCATAATGGGATGCGATCGATTATTCAACATTTAGGATCGCCGGAATTTGCCCGAATTCGGATTGGTATTGGTCGCCCGAAAATTGGTTCCGAATTGGTCCACTTTGTACTGGGGCGTTTTCCAAAAAGTGAATTCCCGGCCATGGAAAATGCTGTGATGGATGCGGTCAAAGGGGTAGATATTTTTATCAAAGATGGAATTGATCTGGCCATGAATCGGATTAATATCCGGAAAAAGGTTGACGACAAGCCTGAAAAAAAGGTCGAACCGAAGCCCGCAGATCAGGAAAATCAGAATAAATTAGAATAA
- a CDS encoding ribose-phosphate pyrophosphokinase, whose translation MDGKYSGIKIIAGNSNIALAQEIAEYLEVQLCNAEVVSFSDGEIGVNVFESVRGADVFVIQSTGTPVNENLMELLILIDSMKRASAGRINAVIPYYGYARQDRKAKSRDPITAKLVANLLTTAGADRVITMDLHSNQIQGFFDIPLDHLSGSALITEYYKDKKLENMVVVSPDVGSVKRSRKLARSLNCPFAIIDKERPRPNETAVMNVIGDVKGKNCIMIDDMIDTAGTITSGANALIDLGANSVFAACSHGVFSGPAIQRIQDSAIEELVTLNTLIIPKEKQIEKIKILSTGTLFGRAIDYVHFGRSLSKLFVGRYV comes from the coding sequence ATGGATGGAAAGTATAGTGGAATTAAGATTATTGCTGGGAACTCGAATATCGCATTGGCGCAGGAAATTGCCGAATATTTAGAAGTCCAGCTGTGTAACGCTGAGGTGGTCTCCTTTAGTGACGGGGAAATCGGCGTGAATGTCTTTGAATCGGTTCGTGGAGCAGATGTTTTTGTCATCCAGTCCACGGGCACCCCGGTGAATGAAAATTTAATGGAATTACTGATTCTCATCGATTCCATGAAACGCGCTTCGGCTGGTCGAATTAATGCGGTGATCCCATATTATGGCTATGCCCGACAGGATCGTAAGGCAAAATCCCGAGATCCCATTACCGCCAAACTGGTGGCAAACCTGTTAACCACCGCCGGTGCCGACCGGGTTATCACCATGGATTTGCACTCCAACCAGATTCAGGGTTTCTTTGATATTCCTCTGGATCACTTATCAGGCAGCGCTCTGATTACTGAATACTACAAAGATAAAAAACTGGAAAATATGGTTGTCGTATCGCCAGATGTGGGTAGTGTTAAGCGTTCACGAAAACTGGCGAGAAGCCTGAATTGTCCGTTTGCGATTATCGATAAAGAACGTCCCCGTCCCAATGAAACCGCAGTTATGAATGTTATTGGCGATGTTAAGGGAAAAAATTGTATCATGATCGACGACATGATTGATACCGCCGGAACCATCACCTCTGGAGCCAATGCCCTCATCGATCTGGGTGCTAATTCGGTCTTTGCTGCCTGTAGTCACGGGGTGTTTTCTGGCCCAGCTATCCAGCGCATTCAGGATTCAGCCATTGAAGAACTGGTTACTCTGAACACCCTGATTATTCCCAAAGAAAAACAAATCGAAAAAATTAAAATTCTTTCCACTGGAACCCTCTTCGGACGTGCCATTGACTATGTCCATTTTGGCCGATCACTGAGCAAGCTTTTTGTGGGAAGATACGTATAG
- the glmU gene encoding bifunctional UDP-N-acetylglucosamine diphosphorylase/glucosamine-1-phosphate N-acetyltransferase GlmU, whose amino-acid sequence MNHSKTLILAAGEGTRMRSQKPKVLHQVCGENILDYVVGASRDSGILDIAVIVGFQAEMVKESLSPQLETYYQKDQLGTGHAVLQALPFFENLQGNLIVLVGDAPLIQAETIEGLVLAHETGGYAATVLTAEFAEPTGYGRMIKNRSGELQKIVEEKDANPEEKQIKEINSGMYCFDAQALMLALQELKTDNSQGEYYLTDVIEIMRKMGKTAGTYVTPDPEDIQAINSRVQLAEAEAVMRKRINHKLMDAGVTMIDPATTYVGNRVLVGQDTILYPGVILEGETVIGENCLIGANSRLVHTKIGNNVTIQSSTILESGVDDYTTVGPYAYIRPGSEIGKHCKVGDFVEVKNSTMADGAKASHLTYIGDGDVGENVNLGCGTVFVNYDGKKKYRTIVEKNAFIGCNTNLIAPVTVKEGAYIAAGSTITEDVPEDSLAIARARQVNKVGYLKK is encoded by the coding sequence ATGAACCATTCAAAAACACTCATATTGGCTGCCGGGGAAGGAACCCGGATGCGATCACAAAAACCGAAAGTACTCCATCAGGTATGTGGCGAGAATATTCTCGATTATGTGGTTGGTGCCAGCAGGGATTCAGGGATTTTGGACATTGCCGTCATTGTTGGTTTTCAAGCGGAGATGGTTAAAGAAAGTCTTTCTCCGCAGCTGGAGACTTACTATCAGAAAGATCAGCTGGGAACCGGTCATGCGGTATTACAAGCACTGCCGTTTTTTGAAAACCTTCAGGGTAATCTGATCGTCTTGGTTGGAGATGCCCCGCTGATTCAGGCGGAGACGATCGAAGGACTGGTTTTAGCCCACGAAACCGGGGGATATGCAGCAACGGTTCTGACCGCCGAATTTGCAGAACCCACCGGTTATGGTCGGATGATCAAAAACAGAAGTGGGGAACTTCAAAAAATTGTGGAAGAGAAGGATGCCAATCCAGAAGAAAAACAGATCAAAGAAATTAATTCGGGGATGTATTGTTTTGATGCCCAGGCGCTTATGCTGGCCTTACAAGAATTAAAAACCGATAATTCCCAGGGTGAGTATTATCTGACTGATGTTATTGAAATTATGAGAAAAATGGGAAAAACCGCCGGTACCTATGTAACCCCGGATCCGGAGGACATTCAGGCCATCAATTCAAGGGTGCAGCTGGCTGAAGCCGAAGCAGTGATGCGAAAACGGATTAACCACAAACTGATGGATGCCGGTGTAACGATGATCGATCCGGCAACAACCTACGTGGGTAATCGGGTGCTGGTCGGACAGGATACCATTCTCTATCCCGGAGTCATCCTCGAAGGCGAAACGGTTATTGGCGAAAATTGTCTGATCGGGGCAAATAGTCGGTTAGTCCACACAAAAATTGGGAATAATGTAACGATTCAAAGTTCCACAATTTTAGAAAGCGGTGTCGATGATTATACGACCGTCGGACCATACGCCTATATTCGCCCAGGCAGCGAAATTGGTAAGCATTGCAAGGTTGGCGATTTTGTGGAAGTTAAAAATTCGACCATGGCTGATGGGGCAAAAGCTTCTCACCTGACCTATATTGGCGATGGTGACGTTGGCGAAAATGTGAACCTGGGTTGCGGCACTGTTTTTGTCAATTACGATGGCAAGAAAAAATATCGAACCATTGTGGAAAAAAATGCCTTTATCGGGTGCAACACCAATCTGATTGCGCCGGTAACAGTTAAGGAAGGCGCCTATATCGCCGCTGGTTCCACCATTACCGAAGATGTACCGGAAGACAGTCTGGCGATTGCCAGAGCAAGACAGGTTAATAAAGTCGGTTATTTAAAAAAGTAA
- the spoVG gene encoding septation regulator SpoVG yields MEITDVRVRKTYPEGKMRAIVSVTFDDQFVVHDIKVIEGQSGFFIAMPSRKTPDGEFKDIAHPINMGTRREMQESVLRAYEKAIAEDNQVTNEEEAEVELEVDYEEE; encoded by the coding sequence ATGGAAATAACGGACGTAAGAGTACGGAAAACGTATCCAGAGGGTAAAATGAGAGCAATTGTCTCAGTTACTTTTGATGATCAATTTGTTGTTCATGATATTAAGGTAATTGAAGGACAAAGCGGATTTTTTATTGCGATGCCCAGTCGAAAAACGCCGGATGGCGAATTCAAGGATATTGCACATCCTATAAATATGGGTACCCGTCGTGAAATGCAGGAAAGTGTTCTGCGAGCTTACGAAAAGGCCATAGCAGAGGATAATCAAGTAACCAATGAAGAAGAAGCAGAAGTTGAACTAGAAGTAGATTACGAAGAAGAATAA
- the purR gene encoding pur operon repressor: MKKNERISVITKILSDHPNEVFSYNYFTDLLEAGKSSVCEDVAIVKNAIELTGTGYVETYSGASGGVVYHPKVTKAEEVGILTEIAEQLQSPSRKIQGGFVYYSDILSNPRYSKNIGRIIASKYGEMGIEYVVTTETKGIPVAMETAHYLNVPMGLIRRSNRVTEGATTSVNYISGSSNKIKTMYLSRRIDLKDKKVLVIDDFMKGGGTAKGMTNLMEEVGARVMGICVIFVTRSPVEKLVDDFTPLIWMDDENMETGLRVSLYSDN; this comes from the coding sequence ATGAAAAAAAATGAAAGAATCAGTGTCATTACAAAAATATTGTCAGACCATCCCAATGAGGTTTTCAGTTACAATTATTTTACCGATTTACTGGAAGCGGGAAAATCAAGCGTTTGCGAAGATGTGGCGATTGTCAAAAATGCCATTGAACTAACCGGTACCGGTTATGTTGAAACCTATTCCGGGGCATCCGGCGGCGTGGTCTATCATCCCAAGGTTACCAAAGCGGAAGAGGTTGGCATCTTAACAGAAATTGCCGAGCAACTCCAGTCACCTTCCCGAAAAATACAAGGGGGATTTGTCTATTACAGCGATATTTTATCAAATCCCCGTTATTCTAAAAATATCGGTCGGATTATTGCTTCAAAGTATGGTGAAATGGGTATAGAGTATGTAGTCACCACCGAAACCAAAGGAATCCCGGTGGCGATGGAAACGGCTCACTATTTAAATGTACCAATGGGTTTGATCCGGCGTTCCAATCGAGTCACCGAAGGGGCGACCACCAGTGTGAATTATATTTCCGGCTCGTCCAATAAAATCAAAACCATGTACCTGAGCAGACGGATTGATTTAAAGGATAAAAAGGTACTAGTCATCGATGATTTTATGAAGGGCGGCGGCACCGCCAAAGGAATGACCAATCTGATGGAGGAAGTCGGAGCACGGGTTATGGGAATCTGCGTTATTTTTGTGACCCGATCCCCAGTGGAAAAATTGGTTGATGATTTCACTCCCCTGATCTGGATGGATGATGAAAATATGGAAACCGGTTTGCGGGTTTCACTGTATTCGGATAACTGA
- the murC gene encoding UDP-N-acetylmuramate--L-alanine ligase, translating to MKSQLEKKFNRPINKLFFIGIGGSSMSGLATMSLSQGFSIEGSDMIASSYTEKLECLGIKIHIGHNYENIPTDTDCVVYSAAIHEDNPDMIKATDLNLPKIERSSFLGLFSHIFDKTIAVSGTHGKTTTSSMVACLLQHAELRPSLSIGGKLDEFGGNAVIDGKEFFVVEACEYVDSFLKTSHSIGIITNIEEDHLDYFKGGLKQIKESFTNFGKILPAGGLMIAYGDSQDVLDVVTDLACLVITYGLNKTNDWYPENIEYDKVGKPSFDVYKKGTFYGHYQLVIPGEHNVLNALSAIICGDFLEIPVATSISGMAKFTGAKRRFEFRGEVNGINVYEDYAHHPTELKVVVDACLNYDHHKLWVVFQPHTYSRTFFFFDDFVDAFAKADYVILNDIYSDREGNDWNIYSEDLQKAIAEKYGIPTVTISAFGDIVDYLTSHLCANDMVLVAGSQTINHVAFDLVDKLKEIHKS from the coding sequence TTGAAATCACAACTAGAAAAAAAATTCAACCGACCCATCAATAAATTATTCTTCATTGGAATTGGCGGAAGCAGCATGAGCGGACTTGCGACAATGTCTTTATCCCAAGGTTTTTCCATTGAAGGTTCTGATATGATTGCCTCATCCTACACCGAAAAACTGGAATGTCTGGGGATCAAAATCCACATCGGACACAACTACGAAAATATTCCCACTGATACCGACTGTGTCGTTTATTCTGCCGCCATCCACGAGGATAATCCCGATATGATTAAAGCGACGGATTTAAATCTTCCTAAAATCGAACGTTCGAGTTTTCTGGGTCTTTTTTCCCATATCTTCGATAAAACCATCGCCGTTTCCGGCACCCATGGCAAAACCACCACCTCTTCCATGGTTGCCTGTCTGCTCCAACATGCTGAGCTGCGGCCAAGCCTCAGTATTGGTGGCAAGCTTGATGAATTCGGCGGCAATGCCGTTATTGACGGAAAAGAGTTCTTTGTCGTGGAGGCCTGTGAATATGTGGACAGTTTCCTGAAAACTTCTCATTCCATTGGTATTATTACCAATATTGAAGAAGATCATCTGGATTATTTCAAAGGCGGACTAAAACAAATCAAGGAATCTTTTACCAATTTTGGCAAAATCCTCCCCGCTGGTGGTCTGATGATTGCCTACGGTGATTCTCAGGACGTTCTGGATGTTGTTACCGATTTAGCCTGCCTGGTGATCACCTATGGTTTAAATAAAACCAATGACTGGTACCCGGAAAATATTGAATATGACAAGGTTGGGAAACCCAGCTTTGACGTTTATAAAAAAGGCACCTTTTATGGCCACTACCAATTGGTGATTCCTGGGGAACACAATGTTCTTAACGCCCTCTCAGCCATTATCTGCGGTGACTTTCTGGAAATTCCGGTTGCTACTTCCATCAGTGGCATGGCAAAATTCACCGGCGCCAAACGCCGTTTTGAATTCCGGGGCGAAGTCAACGGGATCAATGTTTACGAAGATTATGCCCATCATCCAACCGAACTGAAGGTCGTGGTTGATGCCTGTCTGAATTATGATCATCACAAACTTTGGGTTGTCTTTCAACCTCACACCTATTCCCGAACTTTCTTTTTCTTTGATGATTTTGTGGATGCCTTTGCAAAGGCTGATTACGTTATTCTCAATGACATTTATTCAGATCGGGAAGGCAATGACTGGAATATTTATTCCGAAGATCTACAAAAAGCCATAGCAGAAAAATATGGCATTCCAACTGTTACAATTTCAGCTTTTGGCGATATTGTCGACTATCTAACCAGCCATTTATGTGCAAATGATATGGTCTTGGTGGCCGGTTCTCAGACCATCAATCATGTTGCCTTTGATCTAGTGGATAAGTTAAAAGAGATTCATAAATCTTGA
- a CDS encoding prolipoprotein diacylglyceryl transferase family protein translates to MYPIIHFLNYSIPTFGILFLIGTGAAFLLALITAKKYDITTMDAMFFGLFGIIGGIIGAKLLFIIVDFPNLIAHPETTLIRLATGGAVFYGGLIGGIFGGFFYTHIYKLHTIKFFDIAVPCLTLAQAFGRIGCFFNGCCYGIPYEGFGAVHYPVGAYPPAGIGLFPAQLTESAFLFILTLILLTVLWKSKNPGFTTGFYLIGYGIFRFINEFFRSDPRGIVGFLSTSQAISLIVIVFGLLFLLKIPQKLYEKHLKY, encoded by the coding sequence ATGTATCCAATTATTCATTTTTTAAATTATTCCATCCCAACTTTTGGCATTTTGTTTTTAATCGGAACTGGAGCGGCTTTTTTGTTGGCACTGATAACCGCTAAAAAGTATGACATAACCACCATGGATGCCATGTTTTTCGGACTCTTTGGCATCATCGGTGGCATTATTGGTGCCAAACTGCTATTTATTATTGTTGATTTTCCCAATCTGATCGCCCATCCCGAAACTACGCTGATCCGACTCGCCACAGGTGGGGCCGTTTTCTATGGCGGTCTGATTGGCGGGATTTTCGGCGGCTTTTTTTATACCCATATTTATAAACTGCATACCATTAAATTTTTTGACATCGCCGTCCCCTGCCTGACCCTTGCTCAGGCTTTTGGACGCATCGGTTGTTTTTTCAATGGTTGCTGCTACGGCATTCCCTATGAAGGATTCGGTGCCGTTCACTACCCGGTGGGTGCCTATCCCCCCGCTGGTATTGGACTTTTTCCGGCTCAGTTAACCGAATCAGCCTTTCTTTTTATCCTGACCCTGATTCTGCTGACGGTTTTATGGAAAAGTAAAAACCCCGGTTTTACTACTGGTTTCTATCTGATCGGCTATGGCATCTTTCGCTTTATTAATGAATTTTTCCGATCCGATCCCCGGGGTATTGTCGGATTTCTCTCTACATCTCAGGCTATCAGCCTTATAGTTATTGTTTTTGGTTTGCTTTTTTTGCTTAAAATTCCCCAAAAGCTTTATGAAAAACATTTGAAATATTAG
- a CDS encoding DUF4190 domain-containing protein, giving the protein MHMYDDYLGNVSPYSSQSDSFWAIMPVIMSILGIILVVALVIGLVCYVFNAIGLYTMAKNRNIEHAWLAWIPLASSYLMGELINDDVSISTWHIPYAKLFLPLMGLALTLVMTILGFIPYLGAFMGIILSLALGFYYYAAQFWLYSIYDKNHRVLYLVLSIIFPFLGPIFIFIIRNRDAYDERHPEAVIAPTYDAKSILALCLGIFSIVSFITLMGSGLITGAVGLIFGIISMKELKLQGKPTGMAMAGLICSIVGMAFTVLMVFACILCIGVGGMGMLGGLMNGMYY; this is encoded by the coding sequence ATGCACATGTATGATGATTATTTGGGAAATGTCTCACCATATTCTTCCCAATCTGACAGTTTCTGGGCGATTATGCCCGTAATTATGTCCATTCTCGGTATTATTCTTGTTGTCGCTCTTGTTATTGGGCTTGTCTGCTATGTTTTTAATGCTATCGGGCTTTACACCATGGCTAAAAACAGAAATATTGAACATGCCTGGTTGGCCTGGATTCCCCTTGCCAGCAGCTATCTCATGGGTGAACTGATCAATGATGATGTCTCCATCAGCACCTGGCATATTCCCTATGCCAAGCTTTTTCTGCCCCTGATGGGTCTTGCCTTAACACTGGTGATGACCATTCTCGGTTTCATTCCTTATCTTGGTGCCTTTATGGGCATTATTCTTTCGCTGGCACTGGGCTTCTATTATTATGCCGCTCAATTCTGGCTTTATAGTATCTATGATAAGAACCACCGAGTGCTTTATCTGGTCCTCAGCATTATCTTCCCTTTCCTGGGACCTATTTTTATCTTCATTATCCGAAATCGTGATGCCTACGATGAGCGACATCCCGAAGCCGTCATTGCACCGACTTACGATGCCAAGTCCATCCTGGCGCTTTGTCTGGGGATCTTCTCAATTGTCAGCTTTATTACCTTAATGGGTAGTGGTCTGATTACTGGCGCCGTTGGTCTGATCTTTGGGATCATCTCGATGAAAGAACTGAAACTGCAAGGTAAACCCACTGGTATGGCAATGGCCGGCTTGATCTGTTCCATTGTTGGAATGGCCTTTACAGTACTGATGGTATTTGCCTGTATCCTCTGTATCGGTGTCGGCGGCATGGGAATGCTGGGCGGACTGATGAACGGTATGTACTACTAA
- a CDS encoding patatin-like phospholipase family protein, translated as MSQQQYGLVLSGGGAKGAFEMGVWKALRECDYSLGAVIGTSVGALNAAMIAQDNYSIAMEFWVNLTINQVLDLNKKMTNTYVDEWSNANFDVFRDGFLNILFSDGLDISPLRDNLTKLISEEAIRSAPIRFGLVTVDITSLKPRQLMIEDIPEGQLIDYLLASAALPIFQKQEIDGKTYIDGGFFDNVPINFMLEQNFKEIISVEFPAPGMRKWVRDKNAEIITVNNSEFLGGIMNFDAKQIEQNIRLGYLDAMKVFGFLSGKHYYLNTQKSNVFYQKFVNTLGQPLSNHKQLQKMLALLNLPYDASQSDVLRQLENLLKKTAFKNQPLALAMLEIAGKSMGVSRLENYSIDFFIQAILKELNRLLDENLNLLDNPKIIGTFLTPSNSNFLRYNFITFYIVFLSIRGDLSPERMSTFLSKFSPDIALSMISVFYIHEIINH; from the coding sequence ATGTCGCAGCAACAGTACGGCCTGGTTCTTAGTGGCGGCGGTGCCAAAGGAGCCTTTGAAATGGGTGTTTGGAAGGCACTCAGAGAGTGTGATTACTCTCTGGGTGCTGTCATTGGCACTTCAGTGGGGGCCCTAAATGCCGCCATGATCGCCCAGGATAATTACAGTATTGCCATGGAATTCTGGGTTAATCTTACCATTAATCAGGTTCTTGACCTCAATAAAAAAATGACCAACACCTATGTCGATGAATGGTCTAACGCAAATTTTGATGTTTTTAGAGATGGTTTTTTGAATATCCTTTTTTCAGACGGTCTGGATATTTCGCCACTGCGCGATAATCTTACCAAGTTGATATCAGAAGAAGCCATTCGTAGTGCCCCGATCCGCTTTGGTCTGGTTACCGTCGATATTACCAGCCTCAAACCACGACAATTAATGATCGAAGATATTCCCGAAGGGCAACTCATTGACTATCTGCTGGCCAGTGCCGCCCTGCCGATTTTTCAAAAACAGGAAATTGACGGAAAAACCTATATTGATGGCGGATTTTTCGACAATGTTCCAATTAATTTTATGCTCGAACAGAATTTTAAAGAGATCATCTCGGTTGAATTTCCGGCTCCTGGCATGCGGAAATGGGTTCGGGATAAAAATGCTGAAATCATTACCGTCAATAACTCCGAATTTCTTGGCGGTATCATGAATTTCGATGCCAAACAAATCGAGCAGAATATCAGGCTAGGCTACCTGGATGCCATGAAGGTATTTGGATTTTTAAGTGGTAAGCATTATTATCTGAATACACAAAAAAGCAATGTTTTTTATCAAAAATTCGTTAACACCTTGGGCCAGCCACTTTCGAATCATAAACAATTACAAAAAATGCTGGCGCTACTCAACTTACCCTACGACGCCAGTCAAAGTGATGTTTTAAGACAACTTGAAAATTTGCTGAAGAAAACCGCATTCAAAAACCAGCCACTTGCCCTTGCGATGCTGGAAATTGCCGGAAAAAGCATGGGTGTGTCCCGATTGGAAAATTATTCCATTGATTTTTTCATTCAGGCCATTCTAAAAGAACTGAACCGGCTTTTGGATGAAAATCTCAACCTGCTGGATAACCCTAAAATTATCGGAACTTTTTTGACCCCTTCCAATTCAAATTTTCTTCGGTATAATTTCATTACCTTTTATATCGTATTTTTGAGTATCCGGGGTGATCTCAGTCCCGAGCGCATGTCGACATTTTTGAGTAAATTTTCACCGGACATCGCCCTTTCCATGATTTCTGTTTTCTATATTCATGAAATTATCAACCACTAA
- a CDS encoding SEC-C metal-binding domain-containing protein, whose translation MSLYETWKNYIEENCSTQEQQNEFWEKYCAEEQVLYQKILGEKITTISGKVEELAKESNMIPAQYMGFIDGISDSLTTPIELDSIELDSEIKLEIDFAKLYKNMLAVPAEWLYTLKEWDNFFSEDERVELEKEFKRSKTVVNEVKVGRNDPCPCGSGKKYKKCCGQ comes from the coding sequence ATGAGTTTATATGAAACGTGGAAAAACTACATAGAAGAGAATTGCAGCACGCAGGAACAACAAAATGAGTTTTGGGAAAAGTACTGTGCTGAGGAACAGGTCTTATACCAAAAGATTCTCGGCGAAAAAATCACAACCATTTCAGGCAAGGTTGAAGAACTGGCAAAAGAAAGCAATATGATCCCCGCCCAATATATGGGATTTATCGACGGGATCAGTGACAGTCTGACAACTCCGATTGAACTGGATTCCATTGAACTGGATTCTGAAATCAAATTGGAGATTGACTTTGCCAAGCTTTATAAAAATATGCTGGCAGTTCCCGCTGAATGGCTATATACATTAAAAGAGTGGGATAATTTCTTTTCGGAAGACGAACGTGTTGAGTTGGAAAAAGAATTTAAACGTTCAAAAACCGTGGTAAATGAAGTGAAGGTTGGTCGAAACGATCCCTGTCCTTGCGGTTCCGGAAAAAAATATAAAAAGTGTTGCGGTCAGTAG
- a CDS encoding HAMP domain-containing sensor histidine kinase, with protein MKNNKPKQTKAKIIKNKPNEELVSTLIKYLSLALVGAVILNIILNLFLLPIFDYNPWLNMLFIIIPNILVFISLSYLLRKKLSYLKTLQKGSEQVAEENFEAYIPLQGNNELTDIANNVNLIHDLYEAKNKAEALAKMENHHIITSISNKIHAPLTGIIGYLERIQNPDDHDFAKKETYLKTALHKTYQVINFIDDLFEHAFTDNGKGYYQFKVYNGKPLIHQLLDSCSKAIEEAGFDVVLENCIERDFTLWVDLEQLQRIFDYLISNIIKYADPAKPVDFGLILNKNELCIILRNKTISNPDNSGKTVIDAEGSSLDSCRKIITRHQGRIDYYQLNQLFKVELILPIHQ; from the coding sequence TTGAAAAATAACAAACCAAAACAGACCAAAGCTAAAATTATAAAAAATAAACCAAATGAGGAATTGGTCTCTACCCTCATAAAATATTTGAGTTTGGCTTTAGTTGGCGCAGTTATTTTAAATATTATTCTTAATCTTTTTCTGTTGCCAATTTTTGACTATAACCCCTGGTTAAATATGTTGTTCATTATTATACCCAACATTCTTGTGTTTATTAGTCTCTCCTATCTACTTCGAAAAAAATTAAGTTATCTTAAAACGCTGCAAAAAGGATCCGAACAAGTTGCTGAAGAAAATTTTGAAGCTTATATTCCCCTTCAGGGAAATAACGAGCTCACCGATATCGCCAACAATGTAAATCTGATTCATGATTTATATGAAGCAAAAAACAAGGCTGAAGCGCTTGCCAAGATGGAAAACCATCATATTATCACCTCAATATCAAATAAAATACATGCCCCGCTGACTGGCATTATTGGTTATCTGGAGCGTATTCAAAACCCCGATGACCACGACTTTGCCAAAAAAGAAACCTATTTAAAAACAGCACTGCATAAAACCTATCAGGTTATCAACTTTATTGACGATCTTTTTGAGCATGCTTTTACCGATAATGGTAAAGGTTACTACCAGTTTAAAGTCTATAACGGAAAACCCTTGATTCATCAACTGCTTGATTCTTGCAGTAAAGCCATTGAAGAAGCGGGATTTGATGTGGTACTGGAAAATTGCATCGAACGTGATTTCACCCTTTGGGTAGATCTGGAACAACTTCAACGAATTTTTGATTATCTGATCTCCAACATTATTAAATATGCCGACCCCGCCAAGCCAGTGGATTTTGGGCTGATTCTCAATAAAAACGAACTCTGTATTATTCTCCGTAATAAAACCATCAGTAACCCGGATAACTCAGGTAAAACCGTTATTGATGCCGAGGGTTCCAGTTTGGATTCCTGCCGAAAAATCATCACCCGTCACCAGGGTCGCATCGACTACTATCAACTTAACCAGTTATTCAAGGTGGAGCTGATCCTGCCGATCCATCAATAA